Proteins encoded by one window of Natronomonas salsuginis:
- a CDS encoding long-chain-fatty-acid--CoA ligase: protein MNVPNVTPSFLDRAEEYYSDVVGVVADDGTEYTYGELTERVNRLSNALAELGVEQGDRVAAISPNTHWYIETVFATQQLGAVVAPLNYRLVPDDYEYLLSDSGATVAMVDYEYADLIADIREDVPTDAFVCYEADRADGEWLDYEALLAEHSPEPPERPDIAETDPAAINYTSGTTGDPKGVVRSHRTDFLNAVNHAYNAEFKDDGVYLWTLPMFHVHGWGALYMVTGTGGTHVCLRSFSAEKAFERIREYDVSYLSGAPTVLNRLLEHNRETDDLVSSGANPVTISTAGAPPPAATIEAVEDDFGWELFHFFGHTESGPYTTSHSPRRIKEKGRMQIKPKQGIPAMGNYMRVVDEHGEDVPRDDETMGEVILKGNLVFDRYWNKPEETKQAFNDRVEGWFHSGDLGTVDENGFVTIKDRKKDVIISGGENISSIELEDAIYDLDGVSKATVIPVPHEEWGETPKALIVLQPGADLTEEAVIAHCKSVLASYKAPTAVEFVEELPTTATGKVQKHVLRQREWDDEDRMIGGG, encoded by the coding sequence ATGAACGTCCCAAACGTCACTCCGTCCTTTCTGGATCGTGCCGAGGAGTACTACTCGGACGTGGTCGGCGTCGTCGCCGACGACGGCACCGAGTACACTTACGGCGAGCTCACCGAACGCGTCAATCGGCTCTCGAACGCCCTCGCCGAGCTGGGCGTCGAACAGGGCGACCGGGTCGCGGCGATCAGCCCAAACACCCACTGGTACATCGAGACGGTGTTCGCGACCCAACAGCTCGGTGCCGTCGTCGCGCCGTTGAACTACCGACTCGTTCCGGACGACTACGAGTATCTGCTCTCCGACAGCGGGGCGACGGTCGCAATGGTCGACTACGAGTACGCCGACCTGATCGCCGACATCCGCGAAGACGTGCCGACCGACGCGTTCGTCTGCTACGAGGCGGACCGGGCCGACGGCGAGTGGCTCGACTACGAGGCGCTCCTCGCGGAGCACTCCCCCGAACCGCCCGAGCGCCCCGATATCGCCGAGACGGACCCCGCCGCGATCAACTACACCTCGGGGACGACCGGCGATCCGAAGGGCGTCGTCCGCTCGCACCGCACCGATTTCTTGAACGCCGTCAACCACGCGTACAACGCCGAGTTCAAGGACGACGGCGTGTATCTGTGGACGCTCCCGATGTTCCACGTCCACGGCTGGGGCGCGCTGTACATGGTCACCGGGACCGGCGGGACGCACGTCTGTCTGCGGAGTTTCTCCGCGGAGAAGGCCTTCGAGCGAATCCGCGAGTACGACGTCTCGTACCTGTCGGGCGCGCCGACCGTGTTGAACCGGCTGCTCGAACACAACCGCGAGACGGACGATCTCGTCTCCTCGGGGGCGAACCCGGTGACGATCTCGACCGCCGGTGCGCCCCCGCCGGCCGCGACCATCGAGGCCGTCGAGGACGACTTCGGCTGGGAGCTGTTCCACTTCTTCGGCCACACCGAGTCCGGCCCGTACACGACGAGTCACTCGCCGCGTCGGATCAAAGAGAAGGGTCGAATGCAGATCAAGCCGAAACAGGGTATCCCCGCGATGGGCAACTACATGCGCGTCGTCGACGAGCACGGCGAGGACGTCCCCCGCGACGACGAGACGATGGGCGAGGTCATCCTGAAGGGCAATCTCGTCTTCGATCGCTACTGGAACAAACCCGAGGAGACTAAGCAGGCGTTCAACGATCGCGTCGAGGGGTGGTTCCACAGCGGCGATCTCGGCACCGTCGACGAGAACGGCTTCGTGACGATCAAAGACCGAAAGAAGGACGTGATCATCTCCGGCGGCGAGAACATCTCCTCGATCGAACTCGAGGACGCGATCTACGACCTCGACGGCGTCTCGAAGGCGACGGTCATCCCCGTTCCCCACGAGGAGTGGGGCGAGACGCCGAAGGCGCTCATCGTCCTCCAACCGGGCGCGGATCTCACCGAGGAGGCCGTGATCGCCCACTGTAAGTCAGTGCTCGCGAGCTACAAAGCGCCCACCGCGGTCGAGTTCGTCGAGGAACTGCCGACGACCGCGACCGGCAAGGTCCAAAAGCACGTTCTGCGCCAGCGCGAGTGGGACGACGAGGACCGCATGATCGGCGGCGGATAA
- a CDS encoding enoyl-CoA hydratase/isomerase family protein — MVESDTPYVDLDHRGSIAIVTINRPDRLNAYSPSMAAAIADLFDDLDADPDTRAAVFTGAGERAFCAGMDIETYLELSDEEGVGSVDTLLESTHETHRIVKTIRAVELPVVAAVAGYAFGGGMDLALACDFRVVGRDAELAQQYVNVGLVPDAGCYLLPRLIGEARAKELIMTGDPIGGEEAADLGLAREAIDGDDEAVLSAALEFAERLADGPTVAIGTAKGMVNESFEVSIETALAHAIDGERTCHETRDHHEAIQAFDEKREAEFVGE, encoded by the coding sequence ATGGTAGAATCCGACACACCGTACGTCGATCTGGACCATCGAGGATCGATCGCGATCGTGACGATCAACCGGCCGGATCGGCTCAACGCGTATTCACCCTCCATGGCGGCGGCGATCGCGGATCTCTTCGACGATCTCGACGCCGATCCGGACACCAGAGCGGCGGTGTTCACCGGTGCGGGCGAGCGCGCCTTCTGTGCGGGGATGGATATCGAGACGTACCTCGAGTTGAGCGACGAGGAGGGCGTCGGCTCGGTCGACACGCTCCTCGAATCGACCCACGAAACCCACCGGATCGTGAAGACGATTCGGGCGGTCGAGCTGCCCGTCGTCGCCGCGGTCGCCGGCTACGCCTTCGGCGGCGGGATGGATCTCGCCTTGGCCTGTGATTTCCGGGTCGTCGGCCGAGACGCCGAGCTCGCCCAACAGTACGTCAACGTCGGGTTGGTCCCCGACGCCGGCTGTTACCTCCTCCCGCGGCTGATCGGCGAAGCGCGCGCGAAGGAACTGATCATGACCGGCGATCCGATCGGCGGCGAGGAAGCCGCGGACCTCGGCTTGGCGCGAGAGGCGATCGACGGCGACGATGAGGCCGTGCTGTCGGCCGCCCTCGAGTTCGCCGAACGGCTCGCCGACGGCCCGACCGTCGCCATCGGCACCGCGAAGGGGATGGTCAACGAGTCCTTCGAGGTGTCGATCGAGACGGCGCTGGCCCACGCGATCGACGGCGAGCGGACCTGTCACGAGACGCGCGATCACCACGAGGCGATACAGGCGTTCGACGAGAAGCGCGAGGCGGAGTTCGTCGGAGAGTGA
- a CDS encoding MmgE/PrpD family protein, protein MTETDDLVDLVVSTDELDSALTERSIRAVRDWIGAAIRGATGDTGDVLRAYAMASPADGSAMTFDGTTAGPERACLLNGAFGHTLDFDDTFSAFPLHPTTVVTPAALSAGELADADGEAFLRAYAVGVEVLHRVGKSVFPTQYGRGFHSTAAVGPIGAAATAAVVLDLDEDELRNAIGIAASSAGGLRKNFGTTTKPLHAGFAASAGLRAALLAREGATAHENALGGESGYGEAMAGEAFDPSELVGDELSGVADIALKLFASAHITHGSMEALRRLRERERLSPESVASMTATMHPGGREVLIHSDPDDALEAKFSIEFCLAAVLRSGKAGLEEFTDEYVTAPETRETMETVEAVYDEAAIEGLGRYGGRVTVETTDGETFEAAAAAPGSPDNPASESRLRGKFDSCVAPTSVDAEPLAAAIEGLAEGGSVSDVFDAL, encoded by the coding sequence ATGACCGAAACAGACGATCTCGTCGACCTCGTCGTATCGACCGACGAACTCGACTCGGCGCTCACGGAGCGGTCGATCCGCGCCGTGCGCGATTGGATCGGCGCCGCGATTCGCGGCGCAACGGGCGACACCGGCGACGTTCTACGGGCGTATGCGATGGCGTCGCCCGCCGATGGAAGCGCAATGACGTTCGACGGAACGACCGCCGGCCCCGAGCGCGCGTGTTTACTCAACGGCGCGTTCGGCCACACACTCGATTTCGACGACACCTTCTCGGCGTTCCCGCTGCACCCGACGACCGTCGTCACACCGGCGGCGCTGTCGGCCGGCGAACTGGCCGACGCCGACGGCGAAGCGTTCCTCCGCGCGTACGCGGTCGGCGTCGAGGTGCTCCACCGCGTCGGCAAGAGCGTCTTCCCGACGCAGTACGGCAGAGGGTTCCACAGCACGGCGGCGGTCGGACCGATCGGGGCGGCCGCTACCGCCGCGGTTGTCCTCGACCTCGACGAGGACGAACTCCGGAACGCGATCGGTATCGCGGCCTCGTCGGCTGGGGGGCTGCGAAAGAACTTCGGGACGACGACGAAGCCGCTACACGCCGGCTTCGCCGCCAGCGCTGGACTCAGAGCCGCCTTGCTCGCGCGCGAAGGCGCGACGGCGCACGAGAACGCGCTCGGGGGCGAGAGCGGCTACGGGGAAGCGATGGCCGGCGAGGCGTTCGATCCGTCGGAACTCGTCGGCGACGAGTTGTCCGGCGTCGCGGACATCGCGCTGAAGCTCTTCGCCTCGGCGCACATCACGCACGGCTCGATGGAGGCGCTGCGGCGACTGCGCGAGCGCGAGAGACTGTCGCCCGAGAGCGTCGCCTCGATGACCGCGACGATGCACCCGGGCGGTCGCGAGGTGTTGATCCACAGCGATCCGGACGACGCGCTCGAAGCCAAGTTCTCCATCGAGTTCTGTCTCGCCGCCGTGTTGCGGTCGGGGAAGGCCGGGCTCGAGGAGTTCACCGACGAGTACGTCACGGCCCCCGAGACGCGAGAGACGATGGAAACCGTCGAGGCGGTCTACGACGAAGCGGCGATCGAGGGGCTCGGCCGGTACGGCGGCCGAGTGACCGTCGAGACGACCGACGGCGAGACGTTCGAGGCGGCCGCCGCCGCCCCCGGAAGCCCCGACAATCCCGCAAGCGAGTCGCGACTCAGGGGGAAGTTCGACAGCTGCGTCGCCCCGACGAGCGTCGACGCTGAACCGTTGGCGGCGGCGATCGAGGGGCTCGCCGAGGGCGGGAGCGTTTCGGACGTTTTCGACGCGTTGTGA
- a CDS encoding MFS transporter, with amino-acid sequence MSGSHRLGAIGGPYGVLLGTFLLSLFVSALQIMPASVLTLIMDDIGIGPTQASWLVSLTLLSPAVMALPVGLTLDRFDNRVVLLAGTTLVVASGVWSWQTALDGAYVQLTLSRLLMGIGIAMTWTAGATIVSAAFAGGRAATATGIYTASAPLGYVVGQAVPPFVSGYASWESNFLLFGAATGASFVLFAVAGYRTASVAEAGETPRLSDFRHVFTHRGVWVVALMSFVAYSLNLFFNSWMPTYLSTELGFSIAESGVLVALFPAMGVLARTSGGVISDRWLGGRRRPVPLGAFLVTVVLVVVVSIAQTPPVLAALMVLSGYFVQLGIGLFYTHVRELVDDFVAGSAIAVLTMASFTGGFSAPAIAGWLIERTGAYLPTFGYAFGLAVLGVALAWIVPEP; translated from the coding sequence GTGAGCGGTAGCCATCGGCTCGGCGCGATCGGTGGCCCCTACGGGGTGTTGCTCGGGACGTTCCTGCTGTCGCTTTTCGTCTCGGCGCTGCAGATCATGCCCGCGAGCGTGCTGACGCTCATCATGGACGACATCGGTATCGGACCGACACAGGCCAGTTGGCTCGTGAGTCTGACGCTGCTGTCGCCGGCGGTCATGGCCCTACCGGTCGGGCTCACGCTCGATCGGTTCGACAACCGGGTGGTCCTGCTGGCCGGAACGACGCTCGTCGTCGCCTCCGGCGTCTGGAGCTGGCAGACGGCGCTAGATGGAGCCTACGTCCAGCTGACGCTCTCGCGACTGTTGATGGGCATCGGCATCGCAATGACGTGGACGGCCGGCGCGACCATCGTCAGCGCGGCGTTCGCGGGCGGACGGGCGGCGACGGCGACGGGGATATACACCGCGAGCGCACCGCTCGGATACGTCGTCGGCCAGGCGGTCCCGCCGTTCGTTTCGGGGTATGCGAGTTGGGAATCCAACTTCCTCCTGTTCGGGGCGGCGACGGGCGCGTCGTTCGTCCTCTTCGCGGTCGCCGGCTACCGCACCGCATCAGTCGCCGAGGCCGGCGAAACCCCCCGACTCAGCGACTTCAGACACGTCTTCACCCACCGCGGCGTGTGGGTCGTCGCGCTCATGTCCTTCGTCGCCTACTCGTTGAACCTCTTTTTCAACAGCTGGATGCCGACGTACCTCTCCACGGAGCTCGGCTTCAGTATCGCGGAGTCGGGGGTGCTCGTCGCCCTGTTCCCGGCGATGGGCGTGCTGGCGCGGACGAGCGGCGGCGTCATCTCCGATCGGTGGCTGGGCGGCCGGCGACGACCCGTCCCGCTCGGGGCGTTTCTCGTGACGGTGGTGCTCGTCGTCGTCGTCTCGATCGCCCAGACGCCACCCGTACTGGCCGCGCTCATGGTGCTCTCGGGGTACTTCGTTCAGTTGGGGATCGGTCTGTTCTACACGCACGTCCGCGAACTGGTCGACGACTTCGTGGCGGGCAGCGCCATCGCCGTGTTGACCATGGCGTCGTTCACCGGCGGCTTCAGCGCCCCGGCGATCGCCGGCTGGCTCATCGAGCGGACCGGCGCGTACCTGCCGACGTTCGGCTACGCGTTCGGACTGGCCGTCCTCGGCGTCGCGTTGGCGTGGATCGTCCCCGAACCGTGA
- a CDS encoding CaiB/BaiF CoA transferase family protein → MTRLPLEGVRVLDLTRLLPGPYATQLLGDLGADVIKIEEPRMGDYYREEEPKLADGNSRIFAMLNRNKRSIALDLKDERGHEAFMQLAETADVIVEGFRPGVVGRLNIDYESVKARNESIVYCSLSGYGQDGPYEQWAGHDVNYIGIGGLLHMTGEPDEDPVIPGIPVADFAGGMMTTIGAMVGLRSAEATGEGEYFDLAMTDIIVSWLTLYAPYVFDETASPPERGGTMPAGKYPCYAVYATAGGGHLTLGAMEYKFWEATCEALGLEEYANPDDHFPEGKRSAEIRAALAEAFAERTREEWLDRLDPEAIPVAPVNDVGEVWDDPQVRHREMVTEMETEDESVPVVNTPIRPEGDHDYVRSEHPGLGEQSAELLAELDIDGETIESMFEDGVTTEPER, encoded by the coding sequence ATGACACGACTACCACTGGAAGGCGTTCGCGTGTTGGATCTCACGCGGCTGCTGCCCGGTCCGTATGCGACCCAGCTTCTCGGCGATCTCGGCGCGGACGTGATCAAGATCGAAGAGCCCCGAATGGGCGATTACTACCGCGAAGAAGAGCCGAAACTCGCCGACGGCAACAGCCGGATATTCGCGATGCTCAACCGCAACAAACGGAGCATCGCGCTCGATCTGAAGGACGAGCGCGGCCACGAGGCGTTCATGCAGCTCGCCGAAACCGCCGACGTGATCGTCGAGGGGTTCCGACCGGGCGTGGTCGGGCGGCTGAACATCGACTACGAGTCCGTCAAAGCGCGCAACGAATCCATCGTCTACTGCTCGCTGTCGGGGTACGGCCAGGACGGCCCCTACGAGCAGTGGGCCGGCCACGACGTGAACTACATCGGCATCGGCGGGCTGCTCCACATGACCGGCGAACCCGACGAGGACCCGGTCATCCCCGGTATACCGGTCGCCGACTTCGCGGGTGGCATGATGACGACGATCGGCGCGATGGTCGGCCTCCGGAGCGCCGAGGCGACCGGCGAGGGCGAGTACTTCGATCTCGCCATGACCGACATCATCGTCTCGTGGCTCACGCTGTACGCCCCCTACGTCTTCGACGAGACCGCCTCGCCGCCGGAGCGGGGCGGGACAATGCCCGCCGGCAAGTATCCCTGCTACGCCGTCTACGCGACTGCCGGCGGTGGCCACCTCACGCTCGGAGCGATGGAGTACAAGTTCTGGGAGGCGACCTGTGAGGCGCTCGGATTGGAGGAGTACGCGAACCCCGACGATCACTTCCCCGAGGGGAAACGGAGCGCGGAGATCCGCGCTGCGCTGGCTGAGGCGTTCGCCGAGCGCACCCGCGAGGAGTGGCTCGATCGGCTCGATCCCGAGGCGATCCCGGTCGCCCCGGTGAACGATGTCGGCGAGGTCTGGGACGATCCACAGGTCCGACACCGCGAGATGGTGACGGAGATGGAGACCGAGGACGAATCCGTGCCCGTCGTCAACACGCCGATCCGGCCCGAGGGCGATCACGACTACGTTCGCTCGGAGCACCCGGGGCTGGGCGAGCAGTCCGCGGAGCTGCTCGCGGAGCTGGACATCGACGGCGAGACGATCGAATCGATGTTCGAAGACGGCGTGACGACCGAGCCGGAGCGGTAG
- a CDS encoding enoyl-CoA hydratase/isomerase family protein, with product MVNATFSVADGIGRISIEREEALNSIDLETKEAIIERLSDYEDDEDVRAVLFETEGDRAFTAGGDLKEVVDLDFELEPFTESWDRLFTRMVTLDTPTVAKVDGFTFGGGFDLVLHTDIVVAAEDVQIGQPEVNLGIVNHFSPALLPGTVGLNKTLDLLLTGEPITGKRAAELGLVARAVPADELDEEVESVLSALKSHSPEILSRIKSVVYEGTEMSPSAALTHAERVAHETGEGPWMREGVEAQLEKRDPEWAYDGE from the coding sequence ATGGTTAACGCCACATTCAGCGTCGCCGACGGTATCGGACGAATTAGCATCGAACGCGAAGAGGCGCTCAACTCGATCGATCTCGAGACGAAGGAGGCGATCATCGAGCGACTGTCAGACTACGAGGACGATGAGGACGTACGAGCCGTCCTCTTCGAAACCGAGGGCGACCGCGCGTTCACGGCGGGCGGCGATCTCAAGGAGGTCGTCGATCTGGACTTCGAGCTCGAACCGTTCACCGAGAGCTGGGATCGGTTGTTCACGCGGATGGTCACCCTCGACACGCCGACAGTCGCGAAGGTCGACGGGTTCACCTTCGGCGGCGGCTTCGATCTCGTGTTGCACACCGACATCGTCGTCGCCGCGGAGGACGTACAGATCGGCCAACCCGAGGTGAACCTCGGTATCGTCAACCACTTCAGCCCCGCCCTGCTGCCGGGGACCGTCGGGCTGAACAAGACGCTCGATCTGCTCTTGACCGGCGAGCCGATCACCGGAAAGCGCGCGGCCGAACTGGGGCTCGTCGCCCGCGCCGTCCCGGCCGATGAACTCGACGAGGAGGTCGAGTCGGTGCTCTCAGCGCTGAAGTCGCACAGCCCCGAGATCCTCTCGCGGATCAAGTCTGTCGTCTACGAGGGCACGGAGATGTCGCCGTCGGCAGCGCTGACCCACGCCGAGCGGGTCGCCCACGAGACGGGCGAAGGGCCGTGGATGCGTGAGGGCGTCGAGGCGCAACTGGAAAAACGCGATCCCGAATGGGCCTACGATGGGGAGTAA
- a CDS encoding NAD(P)-dependent oxidoreductase, with translation MVSVGFIGLGNMGGPMANHLLDAGHDLTVYDLDPDARTALADAGAEVGERPADVAAKSEVTFLSLPTPDAVRAVVLGDDGVASGIESGSVLVDTTTSTPGTTEDVAEELAERDVTVLGAPVSGGVSGAQDATLTTMVGGDRATYDACLELFSAYADDPYHVGDSPGDGNVVKLLNNYLSFLGMVGASEAVALGERAGLDPNTMVDIFSRSTGRNAAVEDKFPNQIIPGHYDLGFSLALMHKDIKLFSRFADESDAPVLLGDTVSNMIGYAKADLGGEADMSEVYKFMQRWIEPDDD, from the coding sequence ATGGTCTCAGTCGGCTTTATCGGACTCGGAAACATGGGCGGACCGATGGCGAACCACCTCCTGGACGCGGGCCACGATCTGACGGTCTACGATCTCGATCCCGACGCTCGCACGGCCCTCGCCGACGCGGGTGCCGAGGTCGGGGAGCGTCCGGCTGACGTGGCGGCGAAGAGCGAGGTCACCTTTCTCTCCCTGCCGACGCCGGACGCCGTGCGGGCGGTCGTGTTGGGCGACGACGGCGTCGCGTCCGGTATCGAATCCGGATCGGTGCTCGTCGATACGACCACCTCGACGCCGGGGACGACGGAAGACGTCGCCGAGGAACTCGCAGAGCGGGACGTGACGGTGCTCGGCGCACCCGTTTCCGGCGGCGTTTCGGGAGCTCAAGACGCGACGCTCACGACGATGGTCGGCGGCGACCGCGCGACCTACGACGCGTGTCTGGAGCTGTTTTCGGCGTACGCCGACGACCCCTATCACGTGGGCGATTCACCCGGCGACGGGAACGTCGTCAAACTCCTGAACAACTACCTCTCGTTTCTCGGGATGGTGGGCGCATCGGAGGCCGTCGCGCTGGGGGAGCGCGCGGGGCTCGATCCGAACACAATGGTCGATATCTTCAGCCGGTCGACCGGTCGAAACGCCGCCGTCGAGGATAAGTTCCCGAATCAGATCATCCCCGGCCACTACGACCTCGGCTTCTCGCTCGCGCTCATGCACAAGGACATCAAGCTGTTCTCGCGGTTCGCCGACGAATCCGACGCCCCCGTTCTGCTCGGCGACACCGTCTCGAACATGATCGGCTACGCCAAGGCCGACCTGGGCGGCGAGGCCGACATGAGCGAGGTGTACAAGTTCATGCAGCGGTGGATCGAACCGGACGACGACTGA